In Candidatus Sedimenticola sp. (ex Thyasira tokunagai), the following proteins share a genomic window:
- a CDS encoding YiiX/YebB-like N1pC/P60 family cysteine hydrolase codes for MPQTSWAAGPLQFTDEQLEDKVKAKGYGFLLIKETADLFRREAEKKYGEIMNERGSKEEKNRADCLEKQRWLYRQDLLIDELACVNATSTIPTNMRNRLQSEMLEGGVIYVRDIRRPLLGLLSSNVFTGFSEEVYSLEQVAEVWSEVDILITRQRPTHISKERVVINPNDRRGHLFTLNFKIMLASAVVMFDNYEAVLSKYLFDEEMRKSFRYMDGRYRDVSQELITLWDRVESGDLLGHLSQAVSYYDVIGEVSKGSKGDHLIDDEAMKMERNLDRVIRNSIAYRYTNESPEKLAQRRGLSLWWNKSVDSFKSWWRDRAHNLSQLFGNLAGQGQCRKGVMYTAYHGKQQALDELSGELRVGDILLEKTPFRSTDKYIPGHYGHVAIWTGSKTELQAYGIWEQLPALHREAVKFHNYPESPTFQESVEAGARIIEALRSGVEFHTLEHFLDIDDLGVIRPQTCDEGGESNDPNSSGCHTSAEIRRALINSFQQLGKRYDFAFDAFTKDKIVCSELAYQAYDHVEFEISPSLGSMASISPDQVAFKADGLKEGEGLHDPFYPALLFHNGTRVRGEQKFLTQVFNKLLEATDESYRWVHKNTPSKALARCF; via the coding sequence GTGCCGCAGACTTCATGGGCGGCCGGCCCTCTTCAATTCACAGATGAACAACTCGAAGATAAAGTAAAAGCCAAGGGTTACGGTTTTCTGCTTATCAAGGAGACGGCTGATCTCTTCCGCCGTGAAGCAGAGAAGAAGTATGGCGAGATAATGAATGAGCGCGGTTCCAAGGAGGAGAAGAATCGTGCCGACTGCCTGGAAAAACAGCGCTGGCTATACCGCCAGGATCTGCTGATAGATGAGTTGGCCTGTGTCAACGCTACCAGTACCATCCCCACCAATATGCGCAACCGTCTACAGAGTGAGATGCTGGAGGGTGGGGTGATCTATGTACGGGATATCAGGCGTCCCCTGCTTGGCTTGTTGTCATCCAATGTATTTACCGGTTTCTCTGAGGAGGTCTACTCGCTGGAACAGGTTGCGGAGGTGTGGAGCGAGGTGGATATCTTGATCACCCGGCAGAGGCCCACACATATATCCAAGGAGAGGGTGGTTATCAATCCCAATGATCGACGGGGACACCTTTTCACCCTTAATTTCAAAATCATGCTCGCCTCGGCAGTGGTAATGTTTGATAACTATGAGGCGGTATTGAGTAAGTACCTGTTCGATGAGGAGATGCGAAAATCCTTCCGCTATATGGATGGCCGCTACCGGGATGTAAGTCAGGAACTGATCACACTCTGGGACAGGGTCGAGAGTGGTGATCTGCTGGGTCATCTCTCGCAGGCCGTCAGCTACTATGATGTGATTGGTGAGGTGTCAAAGGGCTCGAAAGGAGATCATCTCATCGATGATGAGGCGATGAAGATGGAACGCAATCTGGACAGGGTGATTCGCAACTCTATTGCCTACCGTTATACCAATGAGTCACCGGAAAAACTGGCCCAACGTAGGGGTCTCTCACTCTGGTGGAACAAGAGCGTCGATAGTTTCAAATCGTGGTGGCGAGACCGCGCCCATAATTTGAGTCAACTGTTTGGTAATCTGGCGGGGCAGGGGCAGTGCCGCAAGGGAGTGATGTATACCGCCTACCACGGAAAACAGCAGGCGTTGGATGAGTTATCCGGTGAACTTAGGGTGGGTGACATCCTGTTGGAAAAGACACCATTCCGTTCCACCGATAAATATATTCCCGGCCATTATGGACATGTGGCTATCTGGACCGGCAGCAAAACGGAGCTACAGGCCTACGGTATATGGGAACAGCTCCCTGCGCTACATCGGGAAGCAGTAAAATTTCACAACTATCCGGAATCTCCCACATTTCAAGAGTCGGTTGAGGCGGGAGCTCGAATTATTGAAGCCCTTAGATCGGGTGTTGAATTCCACACGTTGGAACACTTTTTAGATATCGATGACTTGGGTGTGATACGCCCGCAAACTTGCGATGAGGGGGGGGAGAGTAATGATCCAAATAGCAGCGGCTGCCACACTTCGGCTGAGATCCGTCGTGCGTTGATCAACAGTTTTCAGCAGTTGGGTAAACGCTATGACTTTGCCTTCGACGCCTTTACCAAGGATAAAATCGTCTGCTCGGAACTGGCTTATCAAGCTTATGACCATGTTGAATTTGAGATTAGTCCTTCACTGGGCTCCATGGCATCGATCAGCCCCGATCAGGTTGCCTTCAAGGCTGATGGTCTAAAGGAGGGAGAGGGTTTACATGACCCCTTCTATCCCGCGCTTCTATTCCATAACGGCACTCGCGTTAGAGGTGAGCAAAAGTTCCTTACTCAGGTATTTAACAAGCTGCTGGAGGCAACGGATGAGAGCTATCGCTGGGTGCACAAAAATACCCCGTCAAAGGCATTGGCACGCTGCTTCTAG
- a CDS encoding ferritin family protein — translation MDILKYAMQIEKEGEAHYRELAEQTDSPGMKRILTELADSEVEHFEVFKAFRENAEIPKVDEGMLPNIKEIFSKMRPDEAHVANEDEIGLYRAAQVHEKKSQEFYQQKADETDDPVLKEMLVKIAREEGKHYQVLEGIIDFLSSPAQWLESAEWNRTMDEY, via the coding sequence ATGGATATTCTCAAATATGCTATGCAAATTGAGAAAGAGGGTGAGGCTCACTACCGCGAATTGGCAGAGCAAACAGATAGCCCAGGAATGAAAAGAATATTGACGGAGTTGGCGGATTCTGAGGTAGAGCACTTCGAGGTATTCAAGGCGTTTAGGGAGAACGCAGAAATACCGAAGGTTGATGAGGGTATGCTGCCCAATATTAAAGAGATCTTTTCTAAAATGAGACCGGATGAAGCTCATGTGGCTAATGAGGATGAAATAGGTCTGTATCGAGCCGCCCAAGTCCATGAAAAGAAGAGCCAGGAATTCTATCAACAAAAGGCAGATGAGACTGATGACCCCGTCCTGAAAGAGATGCTGGTAAAAATCGCAAGGGAAGAGGGGAAGCATTATCAAGTGCTTGAAGGAATTATCGATTTCCTCTCAAGCCCTGCTCAATGGCTGGAAAGTGCTGAATGGAATCGTACGATGGATGAGTATTAG
- a CDS encoding FAD-binding oxidoreductase, protein MAEDLAINGGVARVTTLLLALLFTSPAVVAAELKPFVSDGCSSFPDGTISHQSLWVSCCIRHDLSYWKGGTYEERLKVDRALEQCVAKVGKPKVAKLMLAGVRVGGSPYFPTNYRWGYGWPYLRGYKALSEPEKGEVSSKLEMLGVMIKSISQELEVSRSSEEK, encoded by the coding sequence ATGGCTGAAGATTTAGCCATAAACGGTGGTGTGGCAAGGGTTACTACCTTGCTGTTAGCCCTACTCTTCACCTCACCTGCTGTGGTTGCAGCCGAATTGAAACCATTTGTCAGCGATGGATGCAGCTCCTTTCCCGATGGCACTATCAGTCATCAGTCGCTGTGGGTGAGTTGCTGCATTCGTCACGACCTTAGCTATTGGAAAGGCGGCACCTATGAAGAGCGGCTTAAGGTAGATAGGGCGCTGGAGCAGTGTGTTGCAAAAGTGGGTAAACCGAAAGTTGCCAAGCTGATGTTGGCCGGTGTGCGTGTAGGCGGCTCTCCATACTTTCCAACCAATTATCGCTGGGGATATGGCTGGCCCTACCTACGTGGTTATAAGGCATTGAGTGAGCCGGAAAAAGGTGAAGTGTCGAGTAAGCTGGAGATGCTTGGGGTGATGATAAAAAGCATTTCTCAAGAGCTAGAGGTAAGCAGATCTTCAGAGGAGAAGTGA
- a CDS encoding cytochrome C oxidase subunit IV family protein — protein sequence MQINLRNIDFIWMLLMGITVINALIAETADGGFLVSVVVAISVAFKGRMVVQSFMELHNANRFIRTMMNAYFYVIPLLIVVVQAYPETIAQLTRLN from the coding sequence ATGCAGATAAACCTTCGGAATATCGATTTCATCTGGATGCTGCTGATGGGCATCACAGTGATCAATGCACTTATTGCCGAAACTGCTGACGGTGGGTTTTTGGTATCAGTGGTAGTCGCAATATCCGTTGCCTTCAAAGGACGCATGGTAGTGCAAAGCTTTATGGAGCTGCACAATGCAAATCGTTTCATCCGTACTATGATGAATGCCTACTTTTATGTCATTCCACTACTGATTGTAGTTGTACAGGCCTACCCGGAAACGATTGCACAGCTAACCCGGCTTAATTAA
- a CDS encoding cytochrome c oxidase subunit 3 family protein codes for MNGTLAVEPSSKGSKKGLVVPDPKPGRVPGNMAIWVAIFSEMSEFAMMFIIIFLAMVHNPEVFSAGPDKLNTLAGMLNTLTLLSSSYFVAKAVHCIRLDRPDLSVRWMWRAVAAGALYLVIKYWEFQWNSAQGYSAETDLFFTVYYYTTFNHFLHVGWGSGALLWGIYRLKTGAYSAQEHEGLETIASYWHMIDLAWIVIFPLLYVLR; via the coding sequence ATGAACGGTACACTCGCGGTCGAACCCTCATCAAAAGGTTCCAAAAAAGGTCTTGTCGTCCCCGACCCTAAACCGGGCAGAGTGCCTGGAAATATGGCAATCTGGGTAGCGATTTTTTCCGAAATGAGCGAGTTCGCCATGATGTTTATCATCATATTTCTCGCCATGGTACATAACCCGGAAGTTTTCTCTGCAGGGCCGGACAAGCTCAATACCCTGGCGGGAATGCTCAATACCCTTACCCTCCTTTCCAGCAGCTACTTCGTAGCCAAAGCCGTCCACTGCATTCGTCTTGACCGGCCTGATCTATCGGTGCGCTGGATGTGGAGAGCAGTGGCTGCCGGTGCACTCTATCTGGTAATTAAATACTGGGAGTTTCAATGGAATAGTGCCCAGGGATACAGTGCCGAAACTGACCTCTTTTTTACCGTCTACTACTACACCACCTTCAACCATTTCCTCCATGTAGGTTGGGGAAGCGGTGCCCTGCTATGGGGGATCTACCGGCTAAAGACTGGTGCTTACAGTGCACAAGAGCATGAAGGTCTCGAGACGATCGCCAGTTACTGGCACATGATCGACCTTGCCTGGATCGTAATTTTTCCACTGCTATATGTATTGAGATAG
- the folD gene encoding bifunctional methylenetetrahydrofolate dehydrogenase/methenyltetrahydrofolate cyclohydrolase FolD: MTHIIDGKTIAADLRKTITGAVAQLQQNQGVQPGLAVVLVGEDPASQVYVNMKAKQTKECGMVSFQHKLSADTPQEELLELIEKLNQDPAVNGILVQLPLPPQIDEDIIISSIIPEKDVDGFHPINVGRVATTGDGMVPCTPLGCITMLKSHLGDLSGKRAIVIGRSNIVGKPMASLLLKESCTVTIAHSRTQDLQGECLRADIVVAAVGRPEMVTGDWIKQGATVIDVGINRIDAGEGKSRLVGDVEFESASQKAGAITPVPGGVGPMTIACLLLNTYTATLKQNGLPVTDLV, from the coding sequence ATGACACACATAATCGATGGAAAAACCATTGCCGCAGACCTCCGCAAAACCATTACCGGTGCGGTTGCCCAGCTACAGCAGAACCAGGGAGTTCAGCCCGGCCTTGCCGTGGTGCTTGTAGGTGAAGACCCTGCCAGTCAAGTCTACGTCAACATGAAGGCGAAACAGACCAAAGAGTGCGGCATGGTCTCGTTTCAGCACAAACTCTCAGCTGACACCCCACAGGAGGAGTTGCTTGAGCTGATAGAGAAACTGAACCAGGATCCTGCGGTCAACGGCATCCTTGTTCAACTGCCGCTGCCTCCCCAGATCGATGAAGATATCATTATCAGCAGCATCATCCCGGAGAAGGATGTCGACGGCTTCCATCCGATCAACGTCGGACGCGTTGCCACCACCGGTGACGGCATGGTTCCCTGCACTCCACTTGGCTGTATTACCATGCTGAAGAGTCACCTGGGTGACCTCAGTGGTAAACGCGCGATTGTAATCGGGCGTTCCAACATCGTCGGCAAACCGATGGCAAGTCTGCTGTTAAAAGAGAGCTGCACCGTTACTATCGCCCACTCTCGTACACAAGATCTGCAAGGAGAGTGTCTTCGTGCAGATATCGTCGTTGCTGCCGTCGGCCGGCCTGAAATGGTCACAGGTGACTGGATCAAGCAGGGAGCGACTGTAATTGACGTCGGTATCAACCGCATCGATGCCGGTGAAGGCAAGAGCCGACTAGTGGGTGATGTGGAGTTTGAGTCCGCCAGCCAGAAAGCGGGGGCTATCACTCCGGTACCCGGTGGCGTCGGCCCCATGACCATTGCCTGTCTGCTACTTAATACCTACACCGCCACTCTGAAGCAGAATGGGCTACCGGTAACTGACCTGGTATAA
- a CDS encoding SLC13 family permease: protein MMAWVVPTIQIAWVSAILMLTIYLFAFEVVGVDVAAVTVMVLLGLTSLLAPVMGLDQALVDSRHLFDGFSSNAVISIIAVMIIGAGLDRTGIMSQVAGFILKAGGSTENRIIPIISSTVGIISSFMQNVGAAALFLPVVSRISARSGLPMSRLLMPMGFCAILGGTVTMVGSSPLILLNDLILTSNTALPEAQQMETWGLFSVTPIGLALMVTGILYFVIAGRFVLPTSKTESSTSAADPMKYFHDVYGLEYKVREVVVTDNSKMIGKLISQVESDFCVRIIATKLPGEANRVGPGALARDTSIQAGMVLAVIAAPDDLKTMVQALGLKLRKTMRTFVDDLSSRKAGIAEVVIPPGSQLIGKSARDVWMRKVYGLAMVGINRGGETLGEGENIRNMPFQPGDTLVVHTTWIALERLEKDRNFVVVTTEYPRAEEVRPHKLGWAGLFFSIALFMVLFTDIRLSIALLTGAVGMILSGVLSIDEAYEAVSWKTVFLLASLIPLGLAVETTGTAKWIADQTLAVVGDMPIWVIQAAVATLATFFTLVMSNVGATVLLVPLAVNIAIGAGADPAMFALTVAIATSNSFLIPTHQVNALIMGPGGYRVPDFMKAGSIMTILFLVVMIAMMNLVM, encoded by the coding sequence ATGATGGCGTGGGTTGTACCTACTATTCAGATCGCCTGGGTCAGTGCCATTCTGATGCTCACCATCTACCTGTTCGCCTTTGAAGTGGTTGGCGTTGACGTTGCCGCTGTCACTGTCATGGTTCTGCTTGGACTCACCAGCTTGTTGGCACCGGTCATGGGCCTCGACCAGGCGCTGGTTGATAGCAGACACCTTTTTGACGGCTTCAGCTCCAATGCTGTGATCTCCATTATTGCGGTGATGATCATCGGTGCCGGTCTCGACCGTACCGGCATTATGAGTCAGGTTGCGGGCTTTATCCTCAAGGCAGGTGGCTCAACAGAGAACCGCATCATACCGATCATCTCCAGCACCGTCGGTATCATCTCCTCATTTATGCAGAACGTCGGCGCCGCCGCCCTCTTCCTGCCGGTAGTCTCGCGCATCTCCGCCCGCTCCGGTCTGCCCATGTCCCGGCTGCTTATGCCGATGGGCTTCTGCGCCATCCTCGGCGGCACAGTCACCATGGTAGGTTCATCCCCCCTCATTCTGCTCAACGACCTGATACTCACCTCCAACACCGCCCTTCCGGAAGCACAGCAGATGGAGACTTGGGGACTCTTCTCCGTCACCCCTATCGGCCTCGCCCTGATGGTAACGGGTATTCTCTACTTTGTGATTGCCGGCCGCTTCGTCCTGCCCACCTCTAAAACCGAGAGCAGCACGTCCGCCGCCGACCCTATGAAATACTTTCACGATGTCTATGGCCTGGAGTACAAGGTCAGAGAGGTGGTAGTCACCGACAACAGCAAGATGATAGGCAAGCTAATCAGCCAGGTAGAGTCAGATTTCTGTGTGCGCATTATCGCCACCAAGCTTCCCGGCGAGGCCAACCGTGTCGGCCCCGGCGCCCTGGCCCGCGATACCAGCATCCAGGCCGGTATGGTGCTGGCTGTGATAGCCGCACCCGATGATCTTAAGACCATGGTGCAGGCCCTGGGCCTGAAGCTGCGTAAAACCATGCGCACTTTCGTCGATGACCTATCCAGCCGCAAGGCGGGTATTGCCGAGGTGGTTATTCCACCAGGTTCCCAACTGATCGGAAAAAGTGCCCGTGACGTCTGGATGCGCAAGGTCTATGGCTTGGCGATGGTAGGCATCAACCGTGGCGGCGAAACACTGGGTGAAGGGGAAAATATCCGCAACATGCCATTCCAGCCCGGCGATACCCTGGTGGTTCACACCACCTGGATAGCCCTGGAGCGCCTGGAAAAGGATCGTAACTTCGTTGTGGTCACTACCGAATATCCCCGTGCGGAAGAGGTTCGCCCCCACAAACTGGGCTGGGCCGGACTCTTCTTCAGCATCGCTCTCTTTATGGTGCTGTTCACCGATATCCGCCTCTCTATCGCGCTACTGACCGGTGCCGTGGGCATGATCCTCTCCGGTGTACTCTCCATCGATGAAGCCTATGAAGCGGTGAGCTGGAAAACAGTATTCCTCCTGGCCTCGTTGATTCCTCTTGGGCTGGCGGTTGAAACCACCGGGACCGCCAAGTGGATCGCCGACCAGACACTGGCAGTAGTAGGCGACATGCCGATCTGGGTAATTCAGGCGGCAGTGGCCACACTGGCCACCTTCTTCACCCTGGTCATGTCCAATGTCGGTGCTACTGTATTGCTGGTGCCCCTGGCGGTCAATATTGCAATCGGCGCCGGCGCCGATCCAGCCATGTTTGCCCTGACGGTGGCCATTGCGACATCCAACTCATTCCTTATCCCCACCCACCAGGTCAACGCCTTGATTATGGGGCCTGGTGGTTATCGGGTACCGGACTTTATGAAAGCCGGCAGCATTATGACCATTCTCTTTCTGGTGGTAATGATCGCCATGATGAACCTGGTAATGTAG
- a CDS encoding LysE family translocator, with product MFETTTLLLFIISSVLLAFSPGPDNIFVLTISVARGSLAGTVTTLGLCSGLVFHTLAVAMGVAVFIQESALAFSLLKWGGALYLCWLAWKMLRSPAAAPEGKGSDERLIRLYFRGVVMNVMNPKVSLFFLAFLPQFTDPATGNIILQIAILGLLFMLSALVVFSAISLLAGRIGERLRAGRGGEVLNKLSAGIFTGLAIKLLLSER from the coding sequence ATGTTTGAGACCACTACACTGTTGCTGTTTATCATCTCCTCGGTGCTACTGGCATTCTCTCCCGGACCGGATAATATCTTTGTTCTCACCATCTCTGTTGCCAGAGGCTCACTTGCAGGCACAGTTACTACTCTGGGGCTCTGTAGCGGCCTGGTTTTTCATACCCTGGCGGTTGCCATGGGCGTGGCGGTGTTTATCCAGGAGTCGGCATTGGCCTTTTCTCTACTCAAGTGGGGTGGAGCACTCTATCTCTGCTGGCTGGCTTGGAAGATGCTCCGTTCACCGGCAGCAGCTCCAGAGGGTAAGGGAAGCGATGAGCGCCTGATAAGGCTCTATTTCCGTGGCGTGGTGATGAACGTGATGAATCCCAAGGTCTCTCTCTTTTTTCTCGCCTTTCTGCCCCAGTTCACTGACCCCGCCACAGGGAATATCATCTTACAGATCGCTATCCTCGGGTTACTGTTTATGCTCTCGGCGCTAGTGGTGTTTAGTGCTATCAGTCTGCTTGCAGGCCGCATAGGCGAGCGTTTACGCGCGGGGCGGGGTGGTGAGGTTCTCAACAAACTGAGCGCCGGTATATTCACAGGGCTGGCAATCAAGTTACTGCTCTCTGAACGGTAA
- a CDS encoding alpha/beta hydrolase, with translation MKRLLVFLLLLYVGALAYLFANQQAYIYFPQMTARVMVKSNYQLLNQGVELNGWVLNPGQERAIIYFGGNAESVEGNLPLFEKLFDRYSVYLLAYRGYGESEGNPSEKALCSDALALYDQIIKHHREVAVIGRSLGSGVATYLASERAVTKMALVTPFDSIEHLAADLYPVFPVRLLLQDKYDSVGRVGAITAESLVLLAEQDRVVPRAYSENLIAGFAPTKLEVRVIEGASHNSISSYESYFSALDLFFNR, from the coding sequence ATGAAACGATTGCTGGTCTTTCTCTTACTCCTCTATGTCGGAGCATTGGCCTATCTCTTTGCCAATCAACAAGCATATATCTACTTCCCCCAGATGACGGCCAGGGTGATGGTGAAGAGCAACTATCAGTTGCTGAACCAAGGGGTGGAGCTCAATGGCTGGGTGCTGAACCCCGGACAAGAGCGAGCAATTATCTATTTTGGTGGTAATGCGGAGAGTGTTGAGGGGAATCTACCACTGTTTGAAAAGCTGTTTGATCGCTATAGCGTCTATCTGTTGGCTTACCGTGGCTATGGAGAGAGTGAGGGGAATCCGTCAGAAAAGGCGCTCTGCTCAGATGCGTTGGCACTCTATGACCAGATCATAAAACATCACAGGGAGGTTGCTGTTATCGGTCGTAGCCTGGGAAGTGGCGTTGCCACCTATCTGGCATCAGAGAGAGCGGTGACAAAAATGGCACTTGTCACGCCATTTGACAGCATTGAACATCTTGCAGCTGATCTCTATCCCGTTTTTCCGGTTCGACTACTGCTGCAGGATAAGTACGATTCCGTTGGCAGGGTCGGCGCCATTACAGCAGAAAGCCTGGTGTTGTTGGCGGAACAGGACCGAGTCGTGCCGCGCGCCTATAGCGAAAATCTCATAGCCGGCTTTGCCCCCACTAAACTGGAAGTGCGGGTGATTGAGGGGGCAAGCCATAACTCAATTTCGTCATATGAGAGCTACTTCAGTGCCCTGGATCTCTTCTTCAACCGATAA
- a CDS encoding EAL domain-containing protein, with protein sequence MHETDPIGDDPLDPDLLSQFETLSQRIAELTQLAHLKLDPDSSDQSEPIQLSASSVSEQDPTPEIERLNRKVQKLKAVIEASTDAILVFDEKGLPVQHNQRFLEVWGASDNAFLRVGESWKSAMAAPLLEGDGRFILQMGVLLDSPEAETRDLLRFTDGRLFESTSQPQRVAGEVVGRIWSFRDVTEQQRARELVEYQANYDALTDLPSRRLLLDRLNQMLSRCRRHDRIGALLFLDLDNFKTINDTLGHPVGDALLRKVAGRLNFCLRSEDTAARLGGDEFVLLLSEASGGYQDLSEQAEIVAKKVLSTLSEPYQIQGHRLYSTPSIGVALFPVGQESADEVLMHADTAMYRAKSAGRNTIRFFLPSMQQESEQQLQIQGDLRLALERDELNVHWQPQLDGAGNTIGAEALLRWLHPTRGVVMPAEFIRVAEEMGIIGSLGDKVLREACSLLRKLGDEAPEAGPIYLSVNVSPQQFHQADFAEHVAGLLEESGANPSRLTLELTENMLVSNLDSVMAKMIELKRLGVRFSIDDFGTGYSSLAYLKRLPLDEIKIDHSFVCDLVKDPDTVSIVEAIITMASKLGLNVVAEGVETRKEFHFLKKRGCKFFQGHFFSKAMSEDELWVFLALECIQTSGESGLQSAFDGF encoded by the coding sequence TTGCACGAAACTGACCCCATCGGCGACGATCCGTTGGATCCGGATCTACTCTCCCAGTTTGAGACCCTTAGTCAGCGTATCGCTGAGCTGACCCAGCTTGCTCATCTGAAGCTCGATCCGGATTCGAGTGATCAATCCGAACCAATTCAGCTTTCCGCATCCTCAGTTTCCGAGCAAGATCCAACACCGGAGATTGAGCGCCTCAACCGGAAGGTCCAGAAGCTTAAGGCGGTCATTGAAGCGAGCACTGACGCCATTTTGGTGTTTGACGAGAAGGGTCTGCCGGTGCAGCACAATCAACGTTTTTTGGAGGTGTGGGGCGCATCAGATAACGCTTTTCTGCGTGTGGGTGAGAGCTGGAAATCAGCTATGGCGGCCCCTCTGCTGGAGGGTGACGGACGGTTTATCCTGCAGATGGGTGTGCTGCTGGATTCTCCCGAGGCTGAGACAAGGGATCTGTTACGTTTTACAGACGGTAGATTGTTTGAGTCCACCTCCCAGCCCCAGCGGGTGGCGGGAGAGGTCGTCGGCAGGATTTGGAGTTTCCGGGATGTTACTGAGCAGCAGCGTGCCCGGGAGCTGGTGGAGTACCAGGCAAACTACGATGCCCTTACCGATCTGCCCAGTCGTCGTCTGCTTCTCGACCGCTTAAATCAGATGCTCTCCCGTTGCCGACGCCATGACCGGATCGGTGCCCTGCTGTTTCTCGATCTCGATAATTTCAAGACAATTAACGATACCCTTGGACACCCCGTGGGTGATGCTCTGTTGCGGAAAGTTGCCGGGCGCCTTAATTTTTGTCTGAGGAGCGAGGATACAGCGGCGAGACTCGGTGGGGATGAGTTTGTACTGCTGCTATCGGAGGCGAGTGGAGGCTATCAAGATCTCTCTGAGCAGGCCGAAATAGTGGCGAAAAAGGTACTAAGCACCCTTTCTGAACCCTATCAGATTCAGGGGCACAGGCTCTATTCAACCCCCAGCATAGGTGTCGCGCTGTTCCCGGTTGGCCAAGAATCTGCGGACGAGGTGTTGATGCACGCCGATACCGCCATGTACCGGGCAAAATCGGCTGGTCGCAACACTATTCGTTTCTTTCTTCCGAGTATGCAGCAGGAGTCCGAACAGCAGCTACAGATTCAGGGGGATCTGCGATTGGCACTGGAGCGGGATGAACTCAACGTCCACTGGCAACCGCAGCTTGACGGTGCCGGCAATACAATAGGTGCAGAGGCGCTACTGCGTTGGCTGCATCCCACCCGCGGGGTGGTGATGCCTGCAGAGTTTATTCGTGTCGCGGAGGAGATGGGTATCATCGGCAGCCTCGGTGACAAAGTGCTGCGGGAAGCTTGTAGTCTGCTGCGCAAACTGGGTGACGAGGCACCGGAAGCGGGGCCGATCTACCTCTCCGTCAATGTTAGCCCCCAGCAGTTTCATCAGGCTGATTTTGCAGAACATGTTGCCGGGTTACTAGAGGAGTCGGGTGCTAATCCATCGCGTCTTACACTGGAGCTGACAGAGAACATGCTGGTTTCGAATCTCGACAGCGTGATGGCGAAGATGATTGAACTGAAGCGTCTGGGTGTCCGCTTCTCGATAGACGATTTTGGAACCGGGTACTCCTCACTGGCCTATCTCAAACGGTTGCCACTGGATGAGATCAAGATCGATCACTCTTTTGTCTGTGATCTGGTGAAGGACCCTGATACGGTCTCGATTGTTGAGGCGATCATCACCATGGCATCGAAATTGGGATTGAATGTGGTGGCCGAGGGTGTCGAGACTCGCAAGGAGTTCCACTTCCTGAAGAAAAGAGGCTGTAAATTCTTCCAGGGTCACTTTTTCTCCAAAGCCATGAGCGAAGATGAGTTGTGGGTGTTTCTGGCACTGGAGTGTATTCAGACCAGCGGCGAAAGTGGGCTGCAGAGTGCATTTGACGGATTCTGA